In Panthera tigris isolate Pti1 chromosome C1, P.tigris_Pti1_mat1.1, whole genome shotgun sequence, the following proteins share a genomic window:
- the AP1S3 gene encoding AP-1 complex subunit sigma-3 — MIHFILLFSRQGKLRLQKWYTTLPDKERKKITREIVQIVLSRGQRTSSFVDWKELKLVYKRYASLYFCCAVENQDNELLTLEIVHRYVELLDKYFGNVCELDIIFNFEKAYFILDEFIMGGEIQETSKKSAVKAIEDSDMLQETMEEYMSKPTF, encoded by the exons ATACATTTCATATTGCTTTTCAGTCGACAGGGGAAATTACGGCTGCAGAAATGGTACACGACTCTCCCtgacaaagagaggaaaaagatcaCCCGGGAAATTGTTCAGATCGTTCTCTCTCGTGGTCAGAGGACAAGCAGTTTTGTTGACTGGAAGGAACTAAAACTTGTTTATAAAAG gTATGCTAGTTTATATTTTTGCTGCGCAGTCGAAAATCAGGACAATGAGCTCTTGACGCTAGAGATTGTGCATCGTTATGTGGAGCTGCTGGACAAGTACTTTGGAAAC GTCTGCGAGCTGGATATTATCTTTAATTTCGAAAAGGCTTATTTCATCCTCGACGAGTTTATAATGGGTGGAGAAATTCAGGAAACGTCTAAGAAATCTGCTGTCAAAGCCATTGAAGATTCTGATATGTTACAGGAG ACGATGGAAGAATATATGAGCAAGCCTACATTTTAA